One genomic window of Streptomyces sp. NBC_01276 includes the following:
- a CDS encoding glycoside hydrolase family 15 protein has protein sequence MSGRIEDYALIGDMQTAALVCRDGAVDWLCLPRFDSHAVFASILGTEEHGFWRIGPAFAPGTEPPRAARRRYRGDSLVLESEWDTPRGTVRVIDFMPPREDHAPQLIRIVEGVSGRVPMRSALRMRFSYGRVVPWVHKVDGRTVAVAGPDSVWLDSGTETYGKNLTTYSDFTVGPGDRVAFAISWQPSHKGAPETPDAEAALEATSDFWREWVYHCTYHGPYREAVIRSLITLKALTYAPTGGIVAAPTTSLPEEIGGSRNWDYRYTWLRDAAITLSSLLRTGYREEASAWRDWLLRAVAGDPENLQIMYGIAGERELGETELDWLPGYENSAPVRVGNGAAHQLQLDVYGEVTEALHLGHMTGLARNDYASVLQLKLIRYLEVHWNEPDEGIWEVRGPRRHFVHSKVMAWVAVDRTIKLIESGDADGPLERWRELRDEIHADVCEKGYDPERNTFTQSYGSRELDASLLLIPQMGFLPPDDKRVIGTIEAIQRELSTPDGFILRYPTAGEEAGVDGLEGDEGAFLACSFWMADDLAMIGRVDEARRLFEKLLALRNDLGLLAEEWDPKLQRQVGNFPQAFSHVPLIDTALRLTASGAYGG, from the coding sequence GTGTCCGGGCGCATCGAGGATTACGCACTGATCGGGGACATGCAGACCGCGGCGCTGGTCTGCCGGGACGGGGCGGTGGACTGGCTGTGCCTGCCACGCTTCGACTCCCATGCCGTCTTCGCGAGCATTCTGGGCACCGAGGAACACGGGTTCTGGCGCATCGGCCCGGCCTTCGCGCCGGGCACGGAGCCCCCGCGGGCCGCCCGCCGCCGCTACCGGGGCGATTCGCTGGTGCTGGAGTCGGAGTGGGACACCCCCCGGGGGACCGTCCGCGTCATCGACTTCATGCCGCCCCGCGAGGACCACGCGCCGCAGCTGATCCGCATCGTGGAGGGGGTCAGCGGACGCGTCCCGATGCGTTCGGCCCTGCGGATGCGCTTCAGCTACGGCCGGGTCGTGCCCTGGGTGCACAAGGTCGACGGGCGCACCGTGGCCGTCGCCGGACCGGACTCCGTGTGGCTGGACTCCGGTACGGAGACGTACGGCAAGAACCTGACGACGTACTCCGACTTCACCGTCGGCCCCGGCGACCGGGTGGCCTTCGCCATCAGCTGGCAGCCCTCCCACAAGGGGGCCCCGGAGACGCCCGACGCCGAGGCGGCCCTTGAGGCCACCAGCGACTTCTGGCGGGAGTGGGTCTACCACTGCACGTACCACGGCCCCTACCGGGAGGCCGTGATCCGCTCCCTGATCACCCTCAAGGCGCTGACGTACGCCCCCACGGGCGGGATCGTCGCCGCGCCGACCACCTCCCTCCCGGAGGAGATCGGCGGCAGCCGCAACTGGGACTACCGCTACACCTGGCTGCGCGACGCGGCGATCACCCTGTCCTCGCTGCTGCGCACCGGCTACCGCGAGGAGGCCTCGGCCTGGCGGGACTGGCTGCTGCGCGCGGTGGCCGGCGACCCGGAGAACCTGCAGATCATGTACGGGATCGCGGGCGAGCGGGAGCTGGGTGAGACCGAGCTGGACTGGCTGCCCGGGTACGAGAACTCGGCCCCCGTACGCGTCGGCAACGGCGCCGCGCACCAGCTGCAGCTGGACGTGTACGGCGAGGTCACCGAGGCCCTGCACCTGGGCCACATGACCGGCCTGGCCCGCAACGACTACGCCTCGGTCCTCCAGCTGAAGCTGATCCGCTACCTGGAGGTCCACTGGAACGAGCCGGACGAGGGCATCTGGGAGGTGCGCGGCCCGCGCCGCCACTTCGTGCACTCCAAGGTGATGGCGTGGGTGGCGGTGGACCGCACGATCAAGCTGATCGAGAGCGGGGACGCGGACGGACCTCTGGAGCGCTGGCGCGAGCTGCGCGACGAGATCCACGCGGACGTCTGCGAGAAGGGCTACGACCCGGAACGCAACACCTTCACCCAGTCCTACGGCTCGCGGGAGCTGGACGCCTCGCTGCTGCTGATCCCGCAGATGGGCTTCCTGCCCCCGGACGACAAGCGGGTCATCGGCACGATCGAGGCGATCCAGCGCGAGCTCTCGACCCCGGACGGGTTCATCCTGCGCTACCCGACCGCCGGCGAGGAGGCCGGTGTCGACGGCCTGGAGGGGGACGAGGGCGCCTTCCTCGCCTGCTCGTTCTGGATGGCGGACGACCTGGCGATGATCGGCCGGGTCGACGAGGCCCGCCGCCTGTTCGAGAAGCTGCTGGCCCTGCGCAACGACCTGGGACTGCTCGCCGAGGAGTGGGACCCCAAGCTCCAGCGCCAGGTCGGGAACTTCCCGCAGGCCTTCAGCCACGTCCCGCTGATCGACACGGCCCTGCGGCTGACGGCGAGCGGGGCCTACGGAGGCTGA
- a CDS encoding NUDIX domain-containing protein yields MGNVIKDTSETWETLATRRPFEGAKTAVASDQVRMPDGSVVRRDYQVHPGSVCVLALDEDGRVLVIRQYRHPVRHRLWELPAGLLDVPGENPLHAAQRELYEEAHVKAEDWRVLADFFASPGGSDEAIRIFVARGVAEAEGERYQESSSEEADMEVAWVPLADLVRGILAGELGNPGLVTGVLAASAALAGEGGLDSLRPALSPWPARPYTA; encoded by the coding sequence ATGGGCAACGTCATCAAGGACACGTCCGAGACCTGGGAGACGCTGGCGACCCGGCGGCCGTTCGAGGGGGCGAAGACGGCGGTCGCCTCGGACCAGGTGCGGATGCCGGACGGCTCGGTGGTGCGCCGCGACTACCAGGTGCACCCGGGCTCGGTGTGCGTGCTGGCGCTGGACGAGGACGGGCGGGTGCTGGTCATCCGCCAGTACCGCCACCCGGTGCGGCACCGGCTGTGGGAACTGCCGGCGGGCCTGCTGGACGTCCCCGGCGAGAACCCGCTGCACGCGGCGCAGCGCGAGCTGTACGAGGAGGCGCACGTCAAGGCGGAGGACTGGCGGGTGCTGGCCGACTTCTTCGCCTCGCCCGGCGGCTCCGACGAGGCGATCCGGATCTTCGTGGCACGCGGGGTCGCGGAAGCGGAGGGGGAGCGGTACCAGGAGTCCTCCTCGGAGGAGGCCGACATGGAGGTCGCCTGGGTGCCGCTCGCGGACCTGGTCCGGGGGATCCTGGCGGGCGAGCTCGGCAACCCGGGACTGGTGACGGGGGTCCTCGCGGCCTCCGCCGCCCTCGCCGGCGAGGGCGGCCTGGACTCGCTGCGCCCGGCCCTGTCCCCGTGGCCCGCCCGCCCGTACACGGCGTAG
- a CDS encoding FAD-binding protein, whose protein sequence is MAPLSKAGTALAALREDLAGAVFTPDDGGYDEVRRVFNGMVDRRPAVIAQCEDEADVVTAVRFARELDLPVAVRGGGHSVAGMALGDGALVVDLRRMHEVTVHPAAKAVRVGGGATMSHLDRACQPYDLATTGGRASTTGVGGFVLGGGSGWLDRTFGLAVDNLVGADVVTADGTCVTATAADHPELFWALHGGGGNFGVVTSLTLRLHELPAMSIAMLLYAPERGAEVTGAYRELIASGPREASGGVIFLTAPPEPFVPPHLVGSLLCAVLLTYAGPEEAMRRLAAPLLAVPHEAEVVTAIPYADLQCMLDDPPGLRNYWSAEYLTGLPDEAVDVFCSRAGSMPVPTGTQHILFPLGGAIADAPDGYPVPYRDSPWAVHPFAIWEDPADDERCRQWVKGVRADIRPWSSGAVYLNFTGDEGEERVAAGFGADNLRRLRAVKRHYDPDNVFRFNHNIRPA, encoded by the coding sequence ATGGCACCCCTCTCGAAGGCGGGCACGGCTCTTGCCGCGCTCCGCGAGGATCTGGCCGGCGCGGTCTTCACCCCGGACGACGGCGGGTACGACGAGGTCCGCAGGGTGTTCAACGGCATGGTCGACCGGCGTCCGGCCGTCATCGCCCAGTGCGAGGACGAGGCGGACGTGGTCACGGCGGTCCGCTTCGCCCGTGAGCTGGACCTGCCGGTAGCGGTCCGCGGCGGCGGTCACAGCGTGGCCGGCATGGCCCTGGGCGACGGGGCGCTGGTCGTGGACCTGCGCCGGATGCACGAGGTGACGGTGCATCCGGCGGCGAAGGCCGTCCGGGTCGGCGGGGGCGCCACCATGAGCCATCTGGACCGGGCCTGCCAGCCGTACGACCTCGCCACCACCGGCGGCCGGGCCTCCACCACCGGCGTCGGCGGGTTCGTGCTCGGCGGGGGCTCGGGCTGGCTGGACCGGACGTTCGGGCTGGCCGTGGACAACCTCGTCGGGGCGGACGTGGTCACCGCCGACGGCACGTGCGTGACGGCGACCGCCGCCGACCACCCGGAGCTGTTCTGGGCACTGCACGGCGGCGGCGGCAACTTCGGGGTCGTCACCTCGCTGACCCTGCGGCTGCACGAGCTGCCCGCGATGTCGATCGCGATGCTGCTGTACGCGCCCGAGCGGGGAGCCGAGGTCACGGGCGCGTACCGGGAACTCATCGCGTCCGGGCCGCGCGAGGCGAGCGGCGGCGTGATCTTCCTGACCGCCCCTCCCGAACCGTTCGTCCCGCCCCACCTGGTCGGCAGCCTGCTCTGCGCGGTCCTGCTGACCTACGCCGGCCCGGAGGAGGCCATGCGCCGGCTCGCCGCGCCCCTGCTGGCCGTGCCGCACGAGGCCGAGGTCGTCACGGCCATCCCGTACGCCGACCTCCAGTGCATGCTCGACGACCCTCCGGGCCTGCGGAACTACTGGTCCGCCGAGTACCTGACGGGCCTGCCCGACGAGGCGGTGGACGTCTTCTGCTCCCGGGCCGGTTCCATGCCGGTCCCCACCGGCACCCAGCACATCCTGTTCCCGCTGGGCGGGGCCATCGCCGACGCGCCGGACGGGTACCCCGTCCCGTACCGGGACTCGCCGTGGGCGGTGCACCCGTTCGCGATCTGGGAGGACCCGGCCGACGACGAGCGGTGCCGGCAGTGGGTGAAGGGCGTACGGGCCGACATACGGCCCTGGAGCAGCGGGGCGGTCTACCTCAACTTCACCGGCGACGAGGGCGAGGAGCGGGTGGCGGCCGGGTTCGGCGCGGACAACCTGCGCCGGCTCCGCGCGGTGAAGCGGCACTACGACCCCGACAACGTCTTCCGCTTCAACCACAACATCAGGCCCGCCTGA
- a CDS encoding CTP synthase, which yields MPPKSMTTKHIFVTGGVASSLGKGLTASSLGALLKARGLRVTMQKLDPYLNVDPGTMNPFQHGEVFVTNDGAETDLDIGHYERFLDVDLDGSANVTTGQVYSQVIAKERRGEYLGDTVQVIPHITNEIKHRIRRMATADVDVVITEVGGTVGDIESLPFLETVRQVRHEVGRDNVFVVHISLLPYIGPSGELKTKPTQHSVAALRNIGIQPDAIVLRADREVPTSIKRKISLMCDVDEAAVVAAIDAKSIYDIPKVLHTEGLDAYVVRKLDLPFRDVNWTVWEDLLDRVHNPDHEVKVALVGKYIDLPDAYLSVTEALRAGGFANRARVQIKWVTSDDCKTPAGAAAVLGDVDAICVPGGFGDRGVNGKVGAITYARENKIPLLGLCLGLQCVVIEAARNLAGIEEANSTEFDASTPHPVISTMEEQLAFVEGAGDLGGTMRLGMYTAKLAEGSIVREVYGDAYVDERHRHRYEVNNAYRGELEKKAGLVFSGTSPDNKLVEYVEYPREVHPYLVATQAHPELRSRPTRPHPLFAGLVKAAVERQQKA from the coding sequence ATGCCGCCCAAATCCATGACGACCAAGCACATCTTCGTCACCGGGGGTGTCGCTTCGTCCCTCGGCAAGGGGCTGACGGCCTCCAGCCTGGGTGCGCTGCTGAAGGCGCGCGGCCTGCGGGTCACGATGCAGAAGCTCGACCCGTACCTGAACGTCGACCCCGGCACGATGAACCCGTTCCAGCACGGCGAGGTGTTCGTCACCAACGACGGCGCCGAGACCGACCTGGACATCGGCCACTACGAGCGCTTCCTCGACGTCGACCTCGACGGCTCGGCCAACGTCACCACCGGCCAGGTCTACTCGCAGGTCATCGCCAAGGAGCGGCGCGGCGAGTACCTCGGTGACACCGTGCAGGTCATCCCGCACATCACCAACGAGATCAAGCACCGCATCCGCCGCATGGCGACCGCGGACGTCGACGTGGTCATCACCGAGGTCGGCGGAACCGTCGGCGACATCGAGTCGCTGCCGTTCCTGGAGACCGTCCGCCAGGTCCGCCACGAGGTCGGCCGCGACAACGTCTTCGTCGTGCACATCTCGCTGCTGCCCTACATCGGCCCGTCCGGCGAGCTGAAGACCAAGCCCACCCAGCACTCGGTCGCGGCCCTGCGCAACATCGGCATCCAGCCCGACGCCATCGTGCTGCGCGCCGACCGCGAGGTCCCGACCTCGATCAAGCGCAAGATCTCGCTGATGTGCGACGTCGACGAGGCGGCCGTGGTCGCCGCGATCGACGCCAAGTCGATCTACGACATCCCCAAGGTGCTGCACACCGAGGGCCTGGACGCCTACGTCGTGCGCAAGCTCGACCTGCCGTTCCGCGACGTCAACTGGACGGTGTGGGAGGACCTGCTGGACCGGGTCCACAACCCCGACCACGAGGTCAAGGTCGCGCTCGTCGGCAAGTACATCGACCTGCCCGACGCCTACCTGTCGGTGACCGAGGCGCTGCGCGCCGGCGGTTTCGCCAACCGGGCCCGCGTCCAGATCAAGTGGGTCACCTCCGACGACTGCAAGACCCCGGCCGGCGCGGCGGCGGTCCTCGGCGACGTGGACGCGATCTGCGTCCCCGGCGGCTTCGGCGACCGCGGTGTCAACGGCAAGGTCGGCGCGATCACGTACGCCCGCGAGAACAAGATCCCGCTGCTCGGTCTGTGCCTGGGCCTGCAGTGCGTGGTCATCGAGGCCGCGCGCAACCTGGCGGGCATCGAGGAGGCGAACTCCACCGAGTTCGACGCCTCCACCCCGCACCCGGTCATCTCGACCATGGAGGAGCAGCTGGCCTTCGTCGAGGGCGCGGGCGACCTGGGCGGCACCATGCGTCTGGGCATGTACACGGCCAAGCTGGCCGAGGGTTCCATCGTCCGCGAGGTCTACGGCGACGCGTACGTCGACGAGCGCCACCGCCACCGCTACGAGGTCAACAACGCCTACCGCGGCGAGCTGGAGAAGAAGGCCGGCCTGGTCTTCTCCGGCACCTCCCCGGACAACAAGCTCGTCGAGTACGTCGAGTACCCGCGCGAGGTCCACCCCTACCTGGTGGCCACCCAGGCCCACCCGGAGCTCCGCTCCCGCCCGACCCGGCCGCACCCGCTCTTCGCGGGCCTGGTCAAGGCCGCGGTGGAGCGCCAGCAGAAGGCCTGA